One Parcubacteria group bacterium DNA window includes the following coding sequences:
- a CDS encoding glycosyltransferase, translating to MNSEKISVVIPCFNEEKNIQSNIKKIFKYLEGNFENFEIIAVNDGSTDKTIEELKNLQNEIPLAIMDNYENEGKGKVVCDGILKSNNNIVMFLDADLAIPIEELEKFIVEINKGYDIAIASRFVPGGKVIQKVLWYRIIMEKAFRIIRTIIINNYKVRDTQCGFKVFRRDAAMKIFPLMTIKRFAFDSEIIFLAGKYKFKIKELPITLQNPIRSHVRIFRDPFNMLCDLFKIRINDAKRKYKLKK from the coding sequence ATGAATAGTGAAAAAATATCTGTCGTCATCCCGTGTTTCAACGAGGAAAAAAACATCCAAAGCAATATCAAAAAAATATTCAAATACCTCGAGGGAAATTTCGAAAATTTCGAAATAATAGCGGTAAATGACGGAAGCACCGATAAAACCATAGAGGAACTGAAAAATTTGCAAAACGAAATTCCGCTTGCCATAATGGACAATTACGAAAACGAAGGCAAGGGAAAAGTAGTATGCGACGGGATACTCAAAAGCAACAATAATATTGTGATGTTTTTAGATGCCGATTTGGCCATTCCCATTGAAGAGCTGGAAAAATTTATTGTCGAAATTAACAAGGGATATGACATAGCGATTGCTTCACGCTTTGTTCCTGGAGGAAAAGTGATCCAAAAAGTTCTCTGGTACCGCATAATAATGGAAAAAGCTTTCAGAATCATTCGAACGATAATAATCAATAATTATAAGGTCCGAGATACTCAGTGCGGCTTTAAAGTATTCAGAAGAGATGCGGCTATGAAAATTTTTCCGCTTATGACTATCAAGCGCTTTGCTTTTGATTCGGAAATCATATTTCTAGCCGGAAAATATAAATTTAAAATAAAGGAGCTTCCAATAACCCTTCAGAATCCGATCAGAAGCCATGTCAGAATATTTCGCGATCCTTTTAATATGCTTTGCGATCTTTTCAAGATAAGGATTAATGATGCAAAAAGAAAATATAAATTAAAAAAATAA
- a CDS encoding flippase, which produces MKSNLAKSALWVTFSEILFNLSGFVIHSVLGRFLGPADYGRYGIIITLTTMVIILIGNGIPTAMAKYISEYFEINPRMVKTIKKQAIVLQTIIIGGITILFFFSIPLICKALGDPTLIPLFRISTLIIPAFAGASFYFSYYTGLHRFNLQATLKTLRSIFRIVFVIGLAYFWKVEGSIVGYIIAPGGVFLVAFLIDKFYIGPKLKKQEELQKNIASDNRSGSFAAAAQDDVNFDWRKLTNYAWQIVVFFLAYELLISIDLYLVKAILRDDNLTGIYNAALTVGRIPYYIFYAMTIFLLPMVSKSTSQNNPEETKKILAQSLRIMLLLLVPMIVLMSIYAKPILIDFYGAKYALGAFPMSILEYGIGFLTIFYVMSFALNGAGKTKMVMKISIVGFLINAILNYILIKKYSITGSAIATSIASFIVAIWILYYLWRDFGALIKIKTFLKTIFAAALMYLVSLLFSKGEIAFIAWSIILFVFYLFVLYILKEIKKEDLEIVKTLIFRKKKEEVEQELSGNEPSA; this is translated from the coding sequence ATGAAAAGCAACCTCGCCAAATCAGCTTTGTGGGTTACGTTTTCGGAGATATTGTTCAATCTCTCCGGTTTTGTGATTCACTCTGTTTTGGGAAGATTTTTGGGGCCGGCAGATTATGGAAGATACGGAATCATCATCACGCTTACAACGATGGTTATCATTCTGATTGGAAACGGAATTCCGACCGCCATGGCCAAATATATCAGCGAATATTTTGAAATCAATCCCAGAATGGTAAAAACGATCAAGAAACAGGCGATTGTTTTGCAAACTATTATCATCGGAGGAATAACAATTTTATTTTTCTTTTCCATTCCCCTCATCTGCAAAGCGCTTGGCGATCCGACTCTTATTCCGCTATTTAGAATATCCACGCTAATAATCCCCGCTTTCGCCGGTGCTTCTTTCTATTTTTCATACTATACCGGCCTTCACAGGTTCAATCTGCAAGCCACTCTCAAAACACTCAGATCGATTTTCCGAATAGTATTTGTCATCGGACTGGCTTATTTTTGGAAAGTTGAGGGTTCGATTGTTGGATATATTATAGCTCCCGGAGGCGTTTTTTTGGTAGCTTTTTTGATTGATAAATTTTACATTGGGCCAAAACTCAAAAAACAAGAAGAATTGCAAAAAAATATAGCTAGCGATAATCGTTCGGGATCCTTCGCCGCGGCGGCTCAGGATGACGTAAATTTTGACTGGCGAAAACTTACCAACTACGCTTGGCAAATTGTTGTATTCTTTTTGGCCTATGAACTTTTGATCAGCATTGACCTATATTTAGTAAAAGCAATTCTCCGAGACGACAATTTGACCGGAATTTATAACGCTGCGCTCACTGTTGGACGAATTCCCTATTATATTTTCTACGCTATGACAATTTTTCTCCTTCCCATGGTTTCTAAATCCACCTCCCAAAATAACCCGGAAGAAACCAAAAAAATCCTCGCTCAATCGCTCAGAATTATGCTGCTCCTCCTCGTTCCAATGATCGTCCTTATGTCAATTTATGCCAAACCGATTTTAATTGACTTCTACGGCGCAAAATATGCCCTTGGGGCGTTTCCGATGTCGATCTTGGAATACGGCATCGGATTTTTGACTATTTTCTATGTAATGAGTTTCGCCCTGAACGGCGCCGGAAAAACAAAAATGGTAATGAAAATATCAATTGTCGGTTTTTTGATAAACGCAATTTTAAATTATATTTTAATCAAAAAATATTCCATAACCGGATCGGCTATCGCCACTTCCATTGCCTCTTTTATTGTCGCTATTTGGATACTATATTATTTGTGGCGTGATTTCGGAGCTTTGATAAAAATAAAAACATTTTTGAAAACAATTTTCGCCGCAGCGCTAATGTATTTAGTCTCGCTGTTATTTTCAAAAGGAGAAATAGCCTTTATTGCTTGGTCGATTATTCTTTTCGTTTTCTATCTTTTTGTCCTATATATCTTAAAAGAAATCAAGAAAGAAGATCTGGAAATTGTCAAAACATTGATATTCAGAAAGAAAAAAGAAGAAGTAGAACAAGAATTATCCGGGAATGAGCCTAGCGCTTGA
- a CDS encoding RtcB family protein — protein MPNITSLSNSKKEFQTPNMKIPVILHASENLLPNEETFEQLEYIAEDERFFHHIAAMSDVHPKKGRKAPTGTVAASEHFLFPQINDTAPNCGMRFLKTDLDENNTPPEKIDELFKELVKVIPTKKLQGVPIPYQMAVDIARDGIHPLTEYFQTRTKNEIENSYEGGNFFRNDIPTVREILDVVPKLFLKIAQHRLGILGAAGNHFLDLMKITEIKNSEVAQKFGLRPGQYIFLMHTGSGLVGQYVSYMYTPKAKEHKSQKMMLELGISLFDSQLKKVYKNLYQKIKKHEKLKNFFGYEDSSLEGRMFINAHRASANFGFANRTVLTDQIDKAMERVFGRQVSLDMLYDSPHISIEKENHFEKDVWVHRNGSVRANGSARMQHHPIFKETGEPVFIPSSMATPAYLGVGTDENVSTFFSAGHGTGRRRNPNPDTPENKKKLFDKVREKKVKLYNAQSKEVILQDSAYYKDVEEVISGMVENRIINVVAKMEPVAVLMY, from the coding sequence ATGCCTAATATAACTAGTCTGTCTAACAGCAAAAAAGAATTTCAAACCCCGAATATGAAAATACCGGTTATTTTGCATGCCTCGGAAAATCTGCTTCCTAATGAAGAAACTTTTGAGCAATTGGAATATATTGCCGAAGATGAAAGATTTTTTCATCATATTGCCGCTATGAGCGACGTTCATCCCAAAAAAGGACGAAAAGCTCCGACTGGAACTGTAGCAGCTAGCGAGCACTTCCTCTTTCCTCAAATTAATGACACCGCTCCCAATTGCGGAATGCGGTTCCTTAAAACCGATTTGGATGAAAACAATACCCCGCCGGAAAAAATTGATGAACTTTTCAAGGAATTAGTGAAAGTTATTCCGACCAAAAAACTGCAAGGCGTTCCGATTCCCTATCAAATGGCCGTAGATATCGCTAGAGACGGAATTCATCCGCTTACTGAATATTTCCAGACCAGAACCAAAAATGAAATTGAAAATTCCTATGAAGGAGGAAATTTTTTTCGCAATGATATTCCGACTGTGCGGGAAATTTTAGATGTTGTGCCGAAATTATTTCTGAAAATCGCCCAACATCGGCTGGGAATTTTGGGCGCGGCGGGAAATCATTTTTTGGATTTAATGAAAATTACTGAAATAAAAAATTCGGAAGTAGCGCAGAAATTCGGCTTGCGTCCCGGGCAATATATTTTTCTTATGCACACCGGATCGGGACTAGTCGGACAATATGTTTCCTATATGTACACTCCAAAAGCAAAAGAGCACAAAAGCCAGAAAATGATGCTGGAACTGGGAATCTCCCTTTTTGACAGCCAGCTCAAAAAAGTTTACAAAAATCTTTACCAAAAAATAAAGAAACATGAGAAATTGAAAAATTTCTTTGGATATGAAGATTCCAGCCTTGAAGGAAGAATGTTTATTAATGCCCATAGAGCTTCGGCTAATTTTGGCTTTGCCAACCGAACCGTGCTCACCGATCAAATAGACAAAGCTATGGAAAGAGTTTTTGGCCGGCAAGTTAGTTTGGATATGCTTTACGATTCTCCGCACATTTCAATCGAAAAGGAAAATCATTTCGAAAAAGATGTCTGGGTTCATCGAAACGGATCGGTTCGTGCCAATGGCTCGGCAAGAATGCAGCACCATCCGATTTTCAAAGAAACCGGAGAACCGGTTTTTATTCCTTCTTCAATGGCTACTCCGGCTTATCTTGGCGTCGGAACGGATGAAAACGTTTCTACTTTCTTTTCCGCCGGACACGGAACCGGAAGAAGAAGAAATCCGAATCCGGATACTCCCGAAAATAAGAAAAAACTTTTTGACAAAGTTAGAGAGAAAAAAGTTAAATTATATAATGCCCAATCCAAAGAGGTCATCCTGCAAGACAGCGCGTATTACAAAGACGTGGAAGAAGTAATCAGCGGGATGGTGGAAAACAGGATAATAAATGTAGTCGCCAAAATGGAACCGGTGGCGGTGCTAATGTATTAG
- a CDS encoding glycosyltransferase family 39 protein, with the protein MFSLEKIKEKKWELIFVLSLIFLGIFLRTFHFSKWLHFEIDQSYDYLMVSPAVEKGIGNLPLLGPTAGGGRALRLGPAFYYMEYLSAKVFGNNPTGHAMLVLILSIFSLPIFYLFSRRYFSKNISIGLLAIFSTSVYMVLYSRFSWSPNVLPFLTLLTFYALLQSVSEKEKNKDRWFLFFAFLIGVSTQIHFNSFFIIPAVAIIFLLIKRPKFKLKTWGLAIAIFLFLYSPVIVNEIKTGGQDIAFFQEKISGESSDETTQDPGKDDKKSGEKLFQNFRYHAYEYFLIISGNDTINGNRPKGYDLGLTCKTCSDKLPWRTSGLILFLFGTILLACKLTKEKDSERKNFLLISALWLAASFLYFFAITYDGLYIYPRFFLVVAPLPFILLGLIFESLGADKNRISLLAFAAAILFLSFANTQKLKDDFSQLKNAPIQDKKVEKEDVFPNNYRVTQEQQILITDYIASEFKQNSYPVYIKTIHEYEPAFWYYLGQKGIYYYGKMKPETVYKQGNYFLVLYSSDSNKEIKEYGDTFNIAEEKEFGVLTVFQLNPKPASITGERQSDSKRETPVQAQQISKLLTWKKLFSKQ; encoded by the coding sequence ATGTTTTCTTTAGAAAAAATTAAAGAAAAAAAATGGGAATTAATCTTCGTTTTGTCCCTGATATTTTTGGGGATTTTTTTGCGTACTTTCCATTTTTCCAAATGGCTCCACTTCGAAATCGACCAGTCTTATGATTATTTGATGGTTTCTCCCGCAGTAGAAAAAGGGATTGGAAATCTTCCGCTTCTAGGACCGACTGCCGGCGGCGGAAGAGCGCTCCGGCTCGGTCCGGCTTTCTATTATATGGAATATTTGAGCGCCAAAGTTTTCGGAAATAACCCGACCGGGCATGCCATGCTCGTTCTGATCCTTTCTATTTTTTCTCTTCCAATATTTTATTTATTTTCCAGAAGATACTTTTCCAAAAACATTTCTATCGGACTTCTGGCAATTTTTTCCACTTCGGTTTATATGGTTCTCTATTCCCGCTTTTCTTGGAGTCCGAACGTGCTTCCGTTTTTAACGCTTCTGACTTTTTACGCCTTGCTTCAAAGCGTCAGCGAGAAAGAAAAAAACAAAGACCGATGGTTTCTATTTTTCGCTTTTTTAATCGGAGTTTCGACTCAGATTCATTTCAATTCATTTTTCATTATCCCGGCAGTAGCAATTATATTTTTACTGATTAAACGCCCTAAATTCAAATTGAAAACTTGGGGCTTGGCTATCGCAATATTTCTGTTCTTGTATTCTCCAGTGATTGTTAACGAAATAAAAACTGGCGGACAAGATATCGCTTTTTTTCAAGAAAAAATATCTGGGGAATCAAGCGATGAAACAACCCAAGATCCAGGAAAGGATGACAAAAAATCCGGAGAAAAACTTTTTCAAAATTTCCGATATCACGCTTATGAATATTTTTTGATTATTAGCGGAAATGACACAATTAACGGCAACCGGCCCAAGGGATATGATTTGGGACTCACTTGCAAAACTTGCAGCGACAAACTGCCCTGGAGAACATCCGGATTGATATTGTTCCTCTTTGGAACAATATTGCTTGCTTGCAAACTAACAAAAGAAAAAGATAGTGAAAGAAAAAATTTCTTGCTGATATCAGCTCTTTGGCTTGCGGCTTCATTTCTTTATTTTTTCGCCATAACTTACGACGGACTTTATATTTATCCACGATTTTTCCTGGTCGTTGCGCCTCTGCCTTTTATTCTTCTCGGACTCATATTTGAAAGCCTTGGCGCTGATAAAAACAGAATAAGCCTTCTGGCTTTTGCGGCTGCGATATTATTTTTGTCCTTTGCAAACACGCAAAAATTAAAAGATGATTTCAGCCAGCTAAAAAATGCTCCCATCCAAGACAAGAAAGTGGAAAAAGAAGATGTTTTCCCTAATAATTATCGCGTCACGCAGGAGCAGCAGATTCTTATCACGGATTATATCGCATCCGAATTCAAACAAAATAGTTATCCTGTTTACATAAAAACCATTCATGAATATGAACCGGCATTTTGGTATTATTTGGGACAGAAGGGAATTTATTATTACGGAAAAATGAAACCCGAGACAGTTTATAAACAGGGAAATTATTTCTTGGTTCTCTATTCCTCCGACAGCAACAAGGAAATAAAAGAATATGGGGACACTTTCAATATTGCCGAAGAAAAAGAATTCGGCGTCCTTACTGTTTTTCAGTTAAATCCGAAACCGGCATCTATCACCGGCGAAAGACAAAGCGATTCGAAAAGAGAAACACCCGTTCAAGCGCAACAAATTTCCAAGCTTCTAACCTGGAAAAAATTATTTTCAAAGCAATAA
- a CDS encoding glycosyltransferase family 4 protein, with product MKKILLVTRPICPPWDEASKNFAYYLAKNIKNIEVHILTNGILPDLPQSIIQENIYDSSSFGLSQKMKLIKFLRKNRGTFDIVHYLFTPTKLNSFLIKTFAKLTKGKTIQTIATLREDLYSDEDLKKILFADLITTYSDYSKNELERLGFGSTKRIYPGIDIDLFYPAPKSLELLKKFGFASDDFVINFTGEYTRLGAIDDVINSFIEISKKIPNAKLSLAVRIKNGNDAQKKNEVAATLKNNNIFNRVSFQYDGSYEMQDIFNLCDVSIFPVQNMKGKFDVPLAIIEAMSCEKPVIISDLPILREFANDQNSVTIEAGKAKQLSEKILDVYEYKDRYVEIGKNARKYVVENFDIKKVAEKYQEIYKNL from the coding sequence ATGAAAAAAATACTTCTAGTCACTCGTCCAATTTGTCCGCCTTGGGATGAAGCTTCCAAGAATTTTGCCTATTATCTGGCCAAAAATATCAAAAACATCGAGGTTCATATTCTGACCAATGGAATTTTGCCAGATCTTCCGCAAAGCATTATCCAGGAAAATATCTACGATTCAAGCAGTTTCGGATTATCTCAAAAAATGAAACTCATTAAGTTTCTCCGAAAAAATAGAGGGACTTTCGATATCGTTCACTATCTTTTCACGCCGACAAAACTTAATTCGTTTTTAATAAAAACTTTTGCCAAATTAACCAAGGGAAAAACGATTCAAACTATCGCTACTCTCCGAGAAGATTTGTACTCCGATGAAGATTTAAAAAAGATACTGTTCGCTGATTTGATAACCACCTACTCTGATTATTCCAAAAATGAATTAGAAAGATTGGGATTTGGCAGCACAAAGAGAATTTATCCCGGAATTGATATTGATTTATTTTACCCCGCTCCAAAAAGTTTGGAACTTTTGAAAAAATTCGGTTTTGCGTCGGATGATTTTGTAATTAATTTTACCGGCGAATATACCCGGCTTGGAGCGATTGATGATGTAATTAATAGTTTTATTGAAATATCCAAAAAGATACCCAACGCCAAATTATCGCTGGCCGTTCGGATAAAAAACGGCAATGACGCGCAAAAGAAAAATGAAGTAGCAGCAACATTAAAAAATAATAATATTTTCAACAGGGTTTCTTTTCAGTATGACGGAAGCTATGAGATGCAGGACATTTTTAATCTTTGCGACGTCAGCATTTTTCCCGTCCAAAATATGAAAGGAAAATTCGATGTGCCTCTGGCCATTATTGAAGCAATGTCCTGCGAAAAACCAGTGATCATTTCCGATTTGCCGATTCTCAGAGAATTCGCAAATGACCAAAATTCTGTTACAATAGAAGCAGGAAAAGCGAAACAGTTATCCGAAAAGATTTTGGATGTTTATGAATATAAAGATCGTTATGTTGAAATTGGCAAGAATGCCAGAAAATACGTCGTAGAAAATTTCGACATCAAAAAAGTCGCAGAAAAATATCAAGAGATTTACAAAAATTTATAA
- a CDS encoding DUF1616 domain-containing protein, translating to MAFRFISSQFIFYISIILVLFIPGYFLLLAIESKKKLFSSIEKFVFSFGFSIIIVDLLMMLMGRLNILFTKISIILGIFVFSAVCFAIYKIKNKKQGEIKDSAFNFSKNQIILIILLLFLTIFIKTAYLKNSIFPTSTDLGHHMYWTKTIAETGKLPIYAESDIIQIDGNYQVSQPEKIADFIIGEHLIFAAVQIISGVEFVSYFPILILFLVNIVSVLAIFVTTIRLFENYSFGKNAGIISLFLIGPLYAISSSQAKFVSGGVIGNTIGNLLIPFSIYFIFRALKEKNSIFLSLSLLSTLGMAYTHHLTTFIFIFIFIFSAIIFSILNYNEIGSHFKEWMKIILKPQILILIFVSLLFVFAVYMPAYLNAKAVGTAVGGPSKDTRAGLTFNQLKLTAGESRMILGLVGVVILIAIKKRKNYEIAFVSGWAISILVMSLWPQILLLDLPSARIANYASFPLAISGAFALAYIIDKIKSADGKYYINQKLFYAVCFMLFVFALANGFYDNSQSIKAQSNYQKALQTVDASDYLGKNATKSDLAVKDHNYITADSWIKLSFMNGYNYPFSRGYFKRYEDETKPREMCTLWMISTPNTPEGQKCFNDLGVNFAMVNPQFDSAQFQKSKEFWQVYDGKEINIYYRNK from the coding sequence ATGGCATTTCGATTTATATCCTCACAATTCATCTTCTATATCTCAATAATCTTGGTTCTTTTCATTCCCGGCTATTTTTTGCTGCTCGCTATTGAATCCAAAAAGAAACTCTTTTCGTCTATTGAAAAATTTGTTTTTTCTTTCGGTTTCAGTATTATTATTGTCGACCTTCTGATGATGCTAATGGGAAGATTGAATATCCTATTCACTAAAATATCAATAATTCTAGGAATTTTTGTTTTTTCTGCTGTCTGTTTCGCGATTTATAAAATTAAGAATAAAAAACAAGGAGAAATAAAGGATAGTGCTTTTAATTTTTCTAAAAACCAAATCATCCTGATAATATTGCTCTTATTCTTAACAATTTTCATCAAAACCGCTTATCTTAAAAATTCTATTTTCCCCACCTCCACCGATCTCGGCCATCATATGTATTGGACAAAAACCATTGCCGAAACCGGGAAACTTCCAATTTATGCGGAAAGCGATATTATCCAAATTGATGGAAATTACCAAGTGAGCCAGCCGGAAAAAATTGCCGATTTTATTATCGGGGAACATCTAATTTTTGCAGCTGTGCAAATAATTTCCGGCGTTGAATTTGTCTCGTATTTTCCAATTCTAATTTTGTTTCTGGTCAATATTGTCAGCGTTTTGGCAATTTTCGTTACAACTATCCGGTTATTTGAAAATTACTCATTTGGAAAAAACGCTGGAATAATTTCACTTTTCCTGATCGGTCCGCTTTATGCAATTTCATCTTCACAGGCCAAATTTGTCAGCGGGGGAGTAATTGGCAACACGATAGGAAACTTGCTGATCCCCTTTTCGATATATTTTATTTTCCGCGCTCTCAAGGAAAAAAACTCGATTTTTCTTTCCCTATCTCTTCTCTCAACTCTCGGAATGGCTTATACCCATCATTTGACAACATTTATTTTTATCTTTATCTTTATTTTCAGCGCCATTATTTTCTCAATTTTGAATTACAACGAAATAGGTTCTCATTTCAAGGAATGGATGAAAATAATTCTAAAACCTCAAATATTAATACTAATTTTTGTTTCCCTTCTCTTTGTTTTCGCAGTTTATATGCCAGCTTATCTCAACGCCAAGGCAGTTGGAACGGCAGTTGGCGGACCATCAAAAGATACTCGCGCCGGATTAACATTCAATCAGCTCAAGTTAACAGCAGGAGAATCGAGGATGATCTTGGGACTCGTTGGCGTTGTAATCTTAATCGCTATCAAAAAAAGAAAAAATTATGAAATTGCTTTCGTTTCTGGATGGGCTATTTCAATTTTAGTAATGTCTCTCTGGCCTCAGATCTTGCTTCTCGACCTTCCTTCCGCCAGAATCGCCAATTACGCTTCCTTTCCGCTCGCAATTTCCGGAGCCTTTGCTCTGGCTTATATTATAGATAAAATAAAATCTGCTGACGGAAAATATTATATAAATCAAAAATTGTTTTATGCTGTATGCTTTATGCTATTTGTCTTTGCTTTAGCAAACGGATTTTACGATAATTCTCAATCCATTAAAGCCCAAAGCAATTATCAAAAAGCGCTTCAAACTGTTGATGCTTCTGATTATCTTGGAAAAAATGCCACCAAATCAGATTTGGCAGTAAAAGACCACAACTATATTACTGCGGATTCTTGGATAAAGTTATCTTTTATGAACGGATACAATTATCCTTTCTCCAGAGGGTATTTCAAAAGATATGAAGATGAGACCAAGCCAAGGGAAATGTGCACGCTTTGGATGATTTCGACGCCCAACACTCCGGAAGGACAAAAATGCTTCAATGATTTAGGGGTGAATTTTGCAATGGTCAATCCCCAATTCGACAGCGCCCAATTTCAAAAATCAAAAGAATTCTGGCAAGTATATGATGGGAAAGAAATAAATATTTATTACAGAAATAAATGA
- a CDS encoding glycosyltransferase family 4 protein — translation MKILFISRAYPPIVGGIENQNYELGKWLGKIAQVKIIANKKGKIFLPLFLPYAIIKSLLIARKYDAILLGDGVLGIATYKLKFFFPKKPIICVVHGLDLTFKSAIYQKLWVNIFLKHSVDKFIAVGNETVKVAKEKGITENKVVFIPNGVDTEKNIGNHSRQEIEKIIGETIENKKFLLTSGRLAKRKGAAWFIRNVLPKLPENVIYIIAGDGPDKENIHDATRETKLESRVKLLGYVEDNVRNILFNACDLFIQPNIKVPSDMEGFGISVIEAASCKIPVIASNLEGLKDAIINEENGFLVESENTDAWIRKINELLADDNFRKEFGEKARQFVIENYRWEIIAEKYLEEIENIIKKY, via the coding sequence TCGAGCTTATCCGCCGATTGTCGGCGGAATCGAGAACCAGAATTACGAACTGGGAAAATGGCTCGGGAAAATTGCGCAGGTCAAAATAATCGCGAACAAAAAAGGCAAAATATTTCTGCCTTTATTTTTGCCTTATGCGATAATTAAATCATTACTTATTGCCAGAAAATACGATGCCATTCTGCTTGGCGACGGAGTTTTGGGAATAGCGACCTACAAATTAAAGTTCTTCTTCCCCAAGAAACCAATAATCTGCGTCGTCCACGGACTGGATTTGACTTTCAAATCAGCCATCTATCAAAAGCTCTGGGTAAATATATTTTTGAAGCACAGCGTTGATAAATTTATTGCGGTAGGAAATGAAACGGTCAAAGTCGCCAAGGAAAAAGGAATTACGGAAAATAAAGTGGTTTTTATTCCTAATGGAGTCGACACTGAAAAAAATATCGGGAATCATTCGCGCCAAGAGATTGAAAAAATAATTGGAGAAACGATCGAAAATAAAAAATTTCTGCTCACTTCCGGCCGGCTGGCTAAACGAAAAGGAGCCGCTTGGTTCATTCGAAATGTTTTACCCAAGCTTCCGGAAAATGTCATTTATATTATTGCCGGCGACGGACCAGACAAGGAAAACATCCATGATGCCACCAGGGAAACAAAATTGGAATCAAGAGTTAAATTATTGGGATATGTCGAGGATAATGTCAGAAATATTTTATTCAATGCTTGCGACCTATTCATTCAGCCCAATATTAAAGTTCCCAGCGACATGGAAGGATTTGGCATTTCAGTGATTGAAGCCGCTTCTTGCAAAATTCCGGTTATCGCCTCTAATCTTGAAGGCTTGAAAGATGCTATAATAAATGAAGAAAACGGATTCTTGGTTGAATCGGAAAATACTGATGCTTGGATACGAAAAATCAATGAATTATTAGCTGACGATAATTTCCGAAAAGAATTTGGCGAAAAAGCACGGCAGTTTGTGATTGAAAACTATAGATGGGAAATTATTGCAGAAAAGTATTTAGAAGAAATAGAAAATATCATAAAAAAATATTAA